TCCAAAGCATCTGTTCCATTATATACAGCATCAACTGTGTAATTACTGTGTTTGAGAATGGCAACCAAAGCATTTACCAGCTCGGTTTCATCATCTGCGATTAATAATTTCATGTGTCCATCCATTTCTACAAAATATTTAGCTACTCATTAATTCTATCAAATTGGTTTTGTGATTTCTACTTTTGAAATATATGTATAAAGTATGAACAGATTTGAGCGTTTTTGTCATTTGGAGTACATATTTGAATAGTAAAATAAAACATACCAAAATAATTCGGGAGGGGTTTCAATGAAGAAAGGGAGAAGTTCTTTTTCTTTACCTATTATCATAGTTATTTTGTTATGCGTACTCTTTAATTTGGCTGCATGGAAAAGTGCGGCTTTTTCTGACTTCTATGTCACATATGTTTTTCCGGTAATTACAAGTGCATATGGCAGGATTACAAGTCTGGTGGGATTTTCTGTTGGAGAAAAAATGCTTGTGGCGGTAGTTCTGTATCTGGCTGTAGTGGTGGTATTTATTGTTTTTCACACAATCCTTATGGCTATTGGCAAGCTTAGGAATAATAATGGAAAAAGATATCTCTTAATTAGAAAAAAGAGCGATGCATTTTCTAATATTCTATACAGAGTTACACCTGTTCTTCTTGCAATTACCACTGTGGTGATGAGTCTTAACTGCTTTGTTCTGTATCATTGCTCCAAGCTTGAGGTTGCTGGATTACCAAGAGAAGACGAATATAATCTGGCTGAACTGACTGAGCTAAGGGACTTTATAGTGCGCAAGTGTAATGAATTATCCAAACAGGTTCCCCATGATGAGAATGGCAATGTGAAGTTTGAAGGGGATATGGCTCAGACAGCAATCGACGCCATGCAGAACATTTCGGGCGATTATCCCAGACTTTCAGGGTATTACGTTAAGCCCAAAGCACTTTTCTTTTCTGACTTCATGTGTCAGCAGTTTATGCAGGGGTATTACTTCCCGTTTTCAATGGAAGCTAATTACAATGACACGATGAATATGCTCAACAAGCCATTTACTATGTGCCATGAGCTTGCCCATACTCACGGATATATATATGAAGATGAAGCAAACTTCTTTGGATTCCTGGCTTGTATAAGTTCAGATAACATTGTATTCCAGTACAGCGGATACCTTGGAGTACTCAATTACGTTAATAATGATTTCTATAAGGCTGTCAGTGAAAAAGAGTATAAGTCCCATGTGAAGATATCTGACAGGGTTAAATATGACAATCAGTTTTTGTCTCAGGAAGGCTGGCAGGAAGTAGAGAAAAAGGCTGTGATAAAGACAGCTACTGTAAAAAAGGCAGCAGATGCATTTATTGATACTAACCTTAAAGTAAATGGAGTAGAGTCGGGAAAAGTAAGCTACGCGCATGTTGTTGGCCTTATCATGGATTACTACTACGATAATTCTGTTTTGGCATCAGCGGGTTAAGGGTTATAATAGGACTATCTGATTTTTATGAAATGGAGATTAATATGAGTAAAAGAAGATCGGTTCTATTAACTACGATACTTATGTGTTTTCTTTTGGTGGGGTGCAAGCCATCTGAGGATAAACTTACAGAAGCAGAAGGAGCAAGAGATCAGCTTCTTGCGGCAAGAGATGCTGCGGAGGAGACCTACCTTGATATTGCTGATACATCGATGAGATCAGAGCTTGATGAGCTTGGTGTACAGGTAGCAGAGATAGAGGCAATTGACTTCACTAATATGAGTGATAAAAAAATAAATGAAGTATTGCCAACAATTACAGAACTATCTGAGAAGTATACAACAGTTCAGTCCAAACTGACAGGAACATATCAGGAAGAAACAGCTGTAAAAGAGGAGCTCGCCAAGAATGTTCAGATAGACTCGTATATCATCAATAAAATGGGAGCAGATCTTTCGAGCATTGTACTTCATGATATTACGGCAGATTCTTATTCTGATAATCTTATTGCCGGGGATGAGCAGTCACTTATTTCCGGATATACACTTATGGGTGTCAAGCTTGAAGTATATAAGGACAGCTCTGAGTGGGAGTTTGTTGTAACGGATACAGCCGGCAATAGTTACAATATTCCGTGTGAAGACCTTAGAAATGTTTCGGAAAAAGGTGTCTCTTTAACATTTGAGTATGATAAAGAAACCGATTCAGCGACAGTTTCTTGCGGTGGATACTTCTAAAAACTTGATTTATTTTAAGATTTTTGTTAAATATGAACAAAATCTTAAAAGAATCTTAAGATATTATGCACATGTTTATTCGTGACAATATTTTTTTTCGAGTATATAATCATATTTCGTACTGAAGCAATTGGCTTGCAATGTAATTGCAAAGTATAAGGTAAGAAGAGGAGATTATATATTATGAAGAAGAATATCGTAACATTACTTTCAGCATTAACACTTTCTGCAGCAGTACTTGCTGGTTGTGGAGAGGCTACAGTAGAGACAGCTGTTGAGGAGACATCTGTAGAGGCTTCTGTTGAGGCTACTTCAGTTGTTGAAGAGGCTGTTGAGGCTGCATCAGAGGCATCTTCAGTAGAAGAGGCTGTTGAGGCTGCATCAGATGCTTCATCAGTAGAAGAGGCAGTTGAGGCTGCATCAGACGCTTCATCAGTAGAAGAGGCAGTTGAGGCTGCTTCAGAAGCTACATCAGAGGCATCAAACAACTAATTCAATTAGATTTTTTACACCAGGTATTATAACTAGTTAATAATCAATTGCTTTAGCCAGTACATGGAAGAAGAGCCATCACATTCATTTGAGTGTGATGGCTCTTTTTCAGTGCACATAACGGCGTACGTTTCTAATATTTTTTACTTACAATCATTACAATAGCCGTATACTTCAAGGTTATGTCCGGTTATCTCAAAGCCGGGAATAGAATGCTCTATTTCGTGGCTGATCTCATGGAGCGGACAAGTGCCAAGAGGTATTTTTTTGTGACATTTGAGACAGACTGCGTAATGTCTGTGCTTACCATTATTGAGTTCATAAACAGCATTTTCTTCAGTAGATAAAATGGTTTTGGATATTACTCCTGCTTTTTCAAAGGCTATGAGATTCCTATAAATAGTTGAAAAAGCATACATCTCCTTGGGATGTTCATTATTGAGAAGAGAGTATATCTCCGCTGCTGAAAGAGGTTCGTGATTTGAGTATAGTATCTTGTAGATATCTATTCTCTGCTTGGTCTTCTTAAATCCTTCAGGCCAGTTTCTCTCTATTATCTCATCGTACGATTCGGGGTGTATCTTACAGCTCATAAGTGACCTCTTTTACCATATCATTGATCAAATTGTGATTCCCAGTAAATCAATGAGAAGTCCAACAACAGTTCCTATAGCAAATAGCAAAATAGCAATGTTAATGTTCTCTTTTTTGTCATCATTAACTCTAAATAAAACCAAAAGACCGATACCGGCGCCAACAAGGAGACCTGACATCATGGTTCCGAGAGTGATCATCTGATCAAGGTACAGCTCAGTTATGATAACAGAAGCTGCGCAATTAGGAATAAGTCCAACAATTCCGGCAAGGATATGGCTGATAACAGGGCTGGTCTTGAGAAGAAGCGCTACATTATCTGATCCTATGAGTTCAATCACAAGATTGAGAATAAGTGAAAGAGCAAGCACAAATAAGAATATGTGGATAGTGTGAACTAAAGCTGACTTTGCAATGCCAAGAAATCCGGTGTCCTCCTCATCATCGCAGTGGCAATGCTCTTTCTCGCAGAGAGCTTCTATACGTACAGGATCATTTGCAGATTTGCTGTGAGCTTTGTGATATGCGTGAACAATAAAATCAATTATGAATCCTGCAATTATACCGATGAGAGCCTTGATAGCCAAAATCTTGATCATAGTAGGAATTGGCACCTGCTCGGAAATAAAAAGAGGAACCATCTCATCTGAAGTAGATAGATATATTGCTATCAGAGTGCCAAGTGTAATGACTCTTCCTGCATAAAGGTTTGAAGCTGCAGCAGAGAATCCACACTGAGGGAAGACTCCAATAAGTCCGCCCCAAAGAGGGCCAAAGTACTCAGTCTTCTCTACAATACCTGAAGTAAACTCGGCAGTCTTGTGCTCAAGATATTCCATAATAAGATATGTAATAAATAAGAAAGGAAGGATCTTGAGTGAATCTATAAGTGCATCTAGTACTACGTCTAAAATAAGTTCCATTTTGTCTCCTTTACTAAATGTGAATCGACGTTGATGCAAATGCAAACCATTTGCATTTTGAAAAATTGCAAAAAAAAGAGCAAGAAGCGGGTGATGGGAATCGAACCCACGTATCCAGCTTGGAAGGCTGGTGTTCTACCATTGAACTACACCCGCAAGGTGCTGACAAGAATGTATTGTACTAACTTTTATATAGTGTGTCAAGTTTTTTTGTGATAAACTATCTTTGTTTGTCATTTGACATAGTGTTTTGCTGGTGTTAATATAAATCCTACTAAGTTAGTAGGAAATGGTTTTGCGTATAAACGAAAGGAACTATTGTTATGTCAGAACAGTCTTTATTACAGGTCAAGGATTTATCAGTATCAATAGATAATGAACTTCCTATACTTCATAATATCAACCTGGATATCAAGCCGGGCGAGACTCACGTGCTCATGGGACCAAACGGAGCAGGTAAGTCAACTCTTGGATTTACTCTAATGGGTAACCCACATTATAACGTAACTAATGGTAGCATCACATTTGAGGGACAGGACATCACAGATGCTTCTTCTGATAAGAGAGCCAAGGCTGGAATGTTCCTTTCATTCCAGAATCCATATGAGGTTCCCGGAATATCTCTTAGCAGCTTTATCAGAAATGCATATCATGCTCAGACAGGTGCTCCTGTTAAGCTTCTTGCATTCCAGAAATCACTTAAGGCAGCCATGGAGATACTTTCTATGGATGAATCTTATGCAGACAGAGATCTTAATGTAGGATTTTCAGGTGGTGAGAAAAAGAAGGCTGAGATTCTGCAGCTTCTTATGCTCAACCCTAAGTTTGCAATACTTGATGAGACTGATTCAGGTCTTGATGTAGATGCTGTTCGTACAGTATCCAAGGGTATTGAAGAATATCAGAAAAAGAAGGATGGAGCTCTTCTTATAATTACACACAGTACTAAGATTTTGGAATCTCTCCATGTTGATTATACACATGTACTCGTTAAGGGTAACATTGTTCATACCGGCGACGGTTCACTTGTTGATGAGATCAATGCAAACGGATTTGAGAGATTTGTATAAAGAGGTTTGATATGAGCGATAACAAACAGATTGTGGCCGATATCGACCGCAGTTTATATGATTTTAAGGATGTGGAGTCAGAAAAAGACTTCTATCGTATGGCAGAAGGTCTCACAAAAGAAACAGTTCTCAAGGTATCTGAGGAGAAGAACGATCCTGAATGGATGCGCGATTTCAGACTTAAATGTCTTGAGCTGTATGAACAGATCAAGATGCCAAATTGGGGCCCTAGCATAGAGGGACTTGATATGGACAGAATATCTTCTTATGTACGACATAAGTCAGACATGAAGGGTAAGTGGGAAGATGTTCCTGAGGATATCAAGAACACATTTGAGAAACTTGGAATTCCACAGGCAGAGAGAGAATCTCTTGCAGGTGTTGGTGCTCAGTATGACTCAGAGCTTGTTTATCACAATGTCAAAGATGAAGTAGCTGCTCAGGGCGTTATTTATACTGACCTTGAGAGCGCCATTCACGGCGAATATGCTGACATGATCAAGGAACACTTCATGAAACTTGTGCCTCCTACAGATCACAAGTTTGCAGCACTTCATGGAGCTGTTTGGTCAGGCGGATCTTTTGTTTATGTTCCTAAGGGAGTTAAGGTAGAAATACCACTTCAGTCATATTTTAGACTGAATGCTGCCGGAGCAGGACAGTTTGAGCACACACTTATTATAGTTGATGAGGGAGCTGATCTTCACTTTATCGAAGGTTGTTCAGCACCTAAGTATAATGTAGCCAATCTCCATGCCGGCTGTGTAGAGCTTTTTGTCGGCAAGGGGGCGAGACTTCGTTACTCAACAATTGAGAACTGGTCCAAAAATATGTATAACCTTAATACCAAGAGAGCTGTTGTTGAGGAAAACGGAATAATGGAGTGGGTATCAGGATCCTTTGGTTCTCACACATCTTACCTGTATCCTATGACTATCCTCAAAGGAAATGGTTCCAAGATGGAATTTACAGGTATCACTTTTGCAGGTAAGGGACAGAATCTTGATACAGGAGCCAAGGTTGTTCATGTAGGAGAGAGAACTTCTTCTGTTATTTCTACCAAGTCAATTTCCAAGGACGGTGGAATTGGTACTTACAGGAGTAGCGTAACTATCCAGAAGACAGCCAAGAAAGCGAAGGCATCAGTATCATGTGATTCCCTGATGCTTGATAGTATTTCACGAGCAGATACAGTCCCTGCAATGGATATTCGTACTAATGACGCTGATGTAGGACACGAGGCCAAGATAGGAAGAATCAGTGATGAAGCGATTTTCTATCTTATGTCACGAGGAATCAGTGAGGAGGATGCCAAGGCTATGATCGTAAGCGGCTTTGCTAATCCGGTTTCCAAAGAGCTGCCTCTTGAATATGCTGTTGAGATGAACAATCTGATCAAGCTTGAAATGAGCGGTCACTGATCAGACATGATAGAGGTTGTTTCTTAGTTTAAGATTTGGGAGCATAACATGAATACAGATTTGAATATGAAGGTTAATGTACTTCCGGTTTATACCTACAATTTTCTCAAGGTTAACGATAGTACAATTGATGCTTCAGACATAAAAATAGATACAGTAGATTGCCCTAAGCCGGACGCAGTTCCTCAGGGCGTTACACTTAATAGCGGCGTCGCATTTGAGGAGGCAGGCGAAATCTTTAGGGCTAATAAAGACAAGATCCTTGTTTCTACAGGAGTTCCCGGAGAGCCAAATGGTGATACTTCTGCTAGAGATTCCGAGCAGGTTATCAGAACAGGAATGGGAGTAGATGTTGATAAGCTCTTTATTTCAGCTGGAGCTACATGTGATGTCTACACAGTAGATGAAGGTGCTATTGTTGAGCAGCCTGTAGTTATTCGTTTTGATATGAAAGATGGACAGGGATGCCTTGCATCTAATGTCATACATGCCAGAAAGAATTCTGAAGTAACAGTTATTATGGACTATGCTTCAGGAGAAGATAAAGAAGCGTCCGGATTCCTTGGCGTTAGCACCAGAGTTTTGGTAGAAGAGGGGGCAAGAGTTAATCTTGTTAAGACTCAGATGCTTGGAAATGGATACCTTCATTTTGATGATCTTGGCGGTGTGTGTTTTGAGAAGGGTGCTATCAGACTTGTAGGATTAGAGCTTGGAGCCAAGAAGGTTTGGAATGGGAGCTACATTAACCTGGCAACAAAAGAGTCAGATTTTACCAGTGATATAGGATTTCTTGGAAGAGATGATCATCAGATCGACATAAATTATGTTGCTGATCACAGGGGAAAAAAGACCAATGCTCTTATGCAGTTTAAGGGTGTGTTGATGGATGAAGCCCAGAAAACTCTGAGATTTACTATTGATTTTAAAAATGGAAGTGCCGGCTCTGTAGGTGATGAGCAGGAAGATGTACTTCTTTTGGGAGAAGATGTAATTAACCGTACAATGCCAATTATTCTCTGTCAGGAAGAAGATGTTGACGGAAGACATGGAGCTACGATTGGTCAGCTTGGCGAAGATCTTTTGTTCTATATGCAGTCAAGAGGTATAGATGAAGAAGAGGCTAAGAGGATCATGATCAGGCAAGACTTGACAGTGTTGCAAGGCTTATCCCGGATGCGGCTCTTATGCAGAGAGTTCAGTATTATATTCAGGAAATAATATGATCATAAGAATTGCTCCATGACTTTATTCATGGAGCAAAAATACTATATTCTAATAGATTATCGAGGAGAAATACCCATGGGTAGTTTGCAGGATTATCGCAAGGACTTTGATATTTTGAATTCCGGCGATTACGTATATTTTGATAACGCAGCAACATCTCAGAGACCAAGACAGGTACTAGATGCTGTCACTAATTTCTATAAGACAGCTAATGCCAATCCTCTCAGAGGATTATATGATTGGAGCGTTGCAGCTACAGATGCATACGAAAATGCCAGATGCACAGTTGCTGATTTTATCGGTGCCAAAAGAGCGGAAGAAATTATTTTTACAAGAAATACTACAGAGTCACTTAATCTTGTGGCCTACAGTTATGGACTTGAAAATGTTCATGAAGAAGATGAGATTGTTGTTTCTGTAATGGAACATCACAGTAATCTTCTCCCATGGCAGATGGTAGCACGTAAGAATGGTGCTAAGCTTGTTTTTCTCGAGCCTGATGAAGAAGGCATTATTTCCAAAGAGGAATATGAATCCAAGATTACTGACAAGACCAAGATAGTTGCAATTGGCCATGTTTCTAATGTAATGGGAATTACTAATCCGGTTAAAGAAATAGCAGAATATGCTCATTCTAAGGGAGCAATAGTAGTTGTTGACGGAGCACAGTCAACTCCACATATGCCTGTGAACGTGCAGGAAATTGGAGCTGATTTCTTTGCACTTTCAGGACACAAGATGCTTGCACCAATGGGAATCGGTGCTCTTTATGGAAGATATGAGCTTCTTGAGAAAATGCAGCCATTTTTGACTGGTGGCGAGATGATCGAATATGTTACCAGAACAGATGCTACCTATGCTGAAATTCCTCATAAATTTGAAGCAGGTACAGTGAATGCAGGTGATGCTGTAGGACTTGCTGCTGCAATAGAGTATATTAAAAACGTAGGATTTGATACAATAGAAGAGCAAGAATTAAAACTTACCAAAAAGCTTATGGAAGGCCTTGCTAAAATGCCTTATATCAAGGTATATGGCTCTAAGGATTACAGAAAGCACTGTGGAATTGTGACATTTACCATGGAAGGAGTTCATCCTCATGATATGTCTTCTGTTCTAAACGATGATCATGTATGTATCAGAGCAGGACATCACTGTGCACAGCCTCTTATGCAGTTTATAGGAGCGGGATCCACTGCTAGAGCCAGTGTATATTTTTATAATACAGAAGAGGAAGTAGATATCTTCCTTGATAAGCTATCCAAGGTTAGAGAGGTTATGGGATATGGAGCTTAAGCAGTTATACCGTGAAATAGTCAATGAACACAATCTTCACCCTGTTAATAAGGGCAAAATTGAGAACCCGGATCTTGTCCTTAGAGGTGTTAATCCAAGCTGTGGAGATGATATTACACTATATCTTAAACTTGATGGAGATACTATTAAAGAGGCTTCTTACGATGGAAACGGGTGCGCGATTTCACAGGCATCAGTTGACATGATGGTTGATCAGATACTTGGCAAGAACAAGGAAGAAGCTATTAAACTTGCAGGAACATTTATGGGAATGATCAAGGGTGAGATTACAGACGAAGAGAGTATAGAGGCTTTGGATGAAGCAGCTGCCCTTCAGGATGTAGCTCATATGCCTGCAAGAGTTAAATGTGCAGTACTTGGCTGGCATACAATGCAGGAGATGCTGGAGCACCCTGAGAAAGCTCAGGAGAATTTGTAAAATAATAGTGACAGATAATAAGACTCAGGACGTTTTCAGGCGTTCTGAGTCTTATTTATTATATGGGGCTTGCATGGGCCTGGCTTTATTCCCGAACGAAAAAGGCTTAAGATATTTATATGCAGAACATAGAACTAATTAGAAGTAATAGAAAAACAATAGCTATAGAAGTGACCAAGGATTTAAGGGTTATAGTCAGAGCGCCACTAAAGGTATCTATTAAAGAAATAAACCGTTTTGTTGGGGAGAAGTCCGACTGGATAGAAAAAAGCCTTAAAAAGATGCAGGAAAGGGCAAATGAGGCACCAAAGGGGAAAGCATTATCAGAACAGGATATAAAGCTTCTTGTGACAAGGGCGAAAAGGATCTTGCCGCCTAAGGTTGATAAATATGCCAAGATAATTGGAGTTGACTATAACCATATTACCATCAGACTTCAGAAGAGCAGATGGGGAAGTTGTTCGGGGAAAGGCAATCTGAATTTTAACTGCCTTTTGATGCGAGCACCGGAAGAAATAATTGATTATGTCGTAGTACATGAATTGTGTCATAGATTAGAAATGAATCATTCTGACAGATTCTGGGCACATGTTGAGAGAGTAATTCCTGATTATAAAGAAAGAAGGAAATGGCTCAAAGAGCATGGGAGTGAGCTTAGTTATATGTGAGACACTGCAAGATTCGAAATGCTAAGGGAATGAGCCATACCGACAGACTCGGAACGAAGTTCCTCGTTGTCGCGGCTTTTAAAAGATGTGAAGCACTGCAAGATTCGAAATGCTAAGGGAATTGAGCCATACCGACAGACTCGGAACAAAGTTCCTCGTTGTCGCGGCTTTTATGGTATACAGCAAGATTCGAAATGCTCCGCATTTCTCATTTACGCGGCATTCGCCGCATAAATTTCCATAAATCCAAAAAATTCTTTAGTTGAGCAAGCTCCACACAGAAATTTTTGGATTCATGGAATCTTGCGTGGCTCATTTTAACACGAAAAAAAGTACCATCCCCATGAGATATACCCACGAAAACAGTACTCGGCGTGCACCGCCAGGGTCTCGAACCCTGGACAACCTGATTAAGAGTCAGGTGCTCTACCAACTGAGCTAGCGGTGCTTATTATGTTTGCTTGGCTTGTGTGGCCATGTCTTAACGACAAGTGATATATTACTACGGCAAATTATAAAATGCAAGCACTTTTTTGAAAAAAATTTAAAAAAATTTTGGAATGCAGTATTTATGCGGTTTTCACAGCAAAATTTTTGTGATAAATTATATGAAGCAGGTCTAAAAAGTAAGTTTTTTAGAAAAAAGATGTGTTTTTTGGAGGAAAAATGATTTTTGATACGCATGCTCATTACGATGATGAGCAATTTGATATAGACAGAGAATCCCTGATTGGCTCTTTTAAGGATGCAGGGATCGGAAATGTAGTTGATATTGGAGCAAGCCTTGAAACTTCGCAGAAGGCAATAGATATAGCACATGAGTATGATTTCTTTTACGCGGCTGTGGGTGTTCATCCTTCGGAAGTAGAAGAGCTTAATGAAGATAACATCAAAAAGCTCTACGAATGGAGCAGAGATGATAAATGTGTGGCGATTGGAGAAATAGGGCTTGATTACCACTGGCCTGATCCGGCACCTGAGCTTCAGAAGAAATGGTTTAAAGCTCAGCTTGATATAGCAAGAGAGGTAGAGCTTCCGGTAGTCATTCACTCAAGAGATGCGGCGGCAGATACTTTGGATATTTTGAAGAGCGAGCGCGTAGGAGAGATTGGCGGAGTCGTTCACTGTTTTTCATATTCCAGAGAAGTTGCCAAGCAGTGTGTAGATATGGGATTATATATAGGTATCGGTGGTGTTCTTACATTCAAGAATGGCAGGAAAATGGTGGAGGTCGTAGAGCAGACTCCAATGGACAGGATATTACTTGAGACAGATTGTCCATATCTTGCCCCTGAGCCATTTAGAGGAAAAAGAAATAACTCTACCTATCTTCCTTATGTTGTCAGCAAGATGGCTGAGATAAAGGGTATTAGTGAGGAAGAGGTAATTAGGATCACTGAAGAAAACGCAAAGAGAATGTACAAGCTGTGAATAAGCTTTTTAACGACCATAAGAGATTTGAATTGGAGGAAATATGGCATATTTAGGAAATCCGGCAAGGACCAAAGAAGTACTGGCAAAGTTTGGTATGAGTGCCAAGAAGAAATTTGGGCAGAACTTTTTAATAGATAGTGGTGTTCTTGATGGGATAGTTAGCGCGGCTGGAGTGACCAAAGATGACTGCGTACTGGAAATCGGACCGGGAATAGGAAGTCTTACCCAGTATCTTGCTGAGTCTGCGGGTAAAGTGGTTGCTGTTGAAATCGATAAGACGCTCATTCCTGTTCTTGCAGATACTTTATCAGAGTATGACAATGTAACTGTAATAAATGAGGATGTTCTCAAAGTAGATATAGAAGCAATTGTTAAAGAGTATAATGGCGGCAATCCTATTAAGGTTGTTGCAAATCTTCCCTACTATATTACAACTCCAATCATCATGAAGCTCTTTGAAAGTGGCGCTCCTATAGAGAGCATCACAGTAATGGTGCAGAAAGAAGTTGCTGATCGTATGGCTATGGGACCTGGCAACAAGGACTATGGATCTCTTTCTCTTGCTGTGGGATATTATGCCAAGGCTAGCGAAGTTATGGACGTTCCGCCCAGCAGTTTTATTCCTCAGCCAGGAGTAGGTTCTGCTGTTGTTAAACTCACAAGATACAGCGAGCCTGCTGTTTGTGTGCAGGATGAAAAATACATGTTTGAGATCATCAGGACTTCTTTTAACCAAAGAAGAAAAACCTTGTCTAATTCTCTTGCAAATAATCCTGCACTGAGGGTTTCAAGAGATCAGGTCCAGGCGGCCTTAGCAGAAATGGGAATTGACGAAAAAGCACGTGGGGAAATTCTAAGTTTAGAGCAGTTTGCAAGGCTTTCTGATATTTTACAAAGAAGTAGTGCTATGATAAACTAGGTTTGTATGTAGTTTTGTTGGTACCAAAGGGGAAAAGTTTTGGATAAAGTGGAGTATAAGATCAGGGCGGATGAGATTAAGGCTCTGATTGGAGAAGGCAGATATGCCGAAGCAGTGAGAATTGCTGATACAATAGACTGGAAGCGTGTCAAGAGCGTGTCTATGCTCTGCACTATCAGTGACTTATATAAGATCAATCGTCGTTTTGAGGAGAGCAGAGATGTTCTTCTCATGGCATATGACAAGCATCCTACAGGAAGGCCGATCGTATATTCATTGTGCGAACTGGCCATTAAAATGGGTGAATTTGTACAGGCGGTTGAATACTATAAAGAATTTGTCAGGATCGCGCCAAGAGATACTGGCAGATATATCTTACAGTACAAGCTCTATGAGGCTCAGG
The sequence above is a segment of the Butyrivibrio proteoclasticus B316 genome. Coding sequences within it:
- a CDS encoding TatD family hydrolase, with the protein product MIFDTHAHYDDEQFDIDRESLIGSFKDAGIGNVVDIGASLETSQKAIDIAHEYDFFYAAVGVHPSEVEELNEDNIKKLYEWSRDDKCVAIGEIGLDYHWPDPAPELQKKWFKAQLDIAREVELPVVIHSRDAAADTLDILKSERVGEIGGVVHCFSYSREVAKQCVDMGLYIGIGGVLTFKNGRKMVEVVEQTPMDRILLETDCPYLAPEPFRGKRNNSTYLPYVVSKMAEIKGISEEEVIRITEENAKRMYKL
- a CDS encoding M48 family metallopeptidase, with the translated sequence MQNIELIRSNRKTIAIEVTKDLRVIVRAPLKVSIKEINRFVGEKSDWIEKSLKKMQERANEAPKGKALSEQDIKLLVTRAKRILPPKVDKYAKIIGVDYNHITIRLQKSRWGSCSGKGNLNFNCLLMRAPEEIIDYVVVHELCHRLEMNHSDRFWAHVERVIPDYKERRKWLKEHGSELSYM
- the rsmA gene encoding 16S rRNA (adenine(1518)-N(6)/adenine(1519)-N(6))-dimethyltransferase RsmA, which codes for MAYLGNPARTKEVLAKFGMSAKKKFGQNFLIDSGVLDGIVSAAGVTKDDCVLEIGPGIGSLTQYLAESAGKVVAVEIDKTLIPVLADTLSEYDNVTVINEDVLKVDIEAIVKEYNGGNPIKVVANLPYYITTPIIMKLFESGAPIESITVMVQKEVADRMAMGPGNKDYGSLSLAVGYYAKASEVMDVPPSSFIPQPGVGSAVVKLTRYSEPAVCVQDEKYMFEIIRTSFNQRRKTLSNSLANNPALRVSRDQVQAALAEMGIDEKARGEILSLEQFARLSDILQRSSAMIN